A genomic window from Variovorax paradoxus includes:
- a CDS encoding arsenate-mycothiol transferase ArsC: protein MQKRIGVIFVSRRNSLRSILAEACLAHLDPKRFSVSSCGQPGHIAREFHPAAVAALKSASIPVPQRPPRSWDELVRANAAPADFVITLDAASASRQPSWPGQPDAALWAYPDIVDGGDLEKTAHDAIQMLFSLRRRLELLVSLPMQGADRSAVRSDVRDLGYMR, encoded by the coding sequence ATGCAAAAACGTATTGGCGTGATCTTCGTCTCGCGACGAAATTCATTGCGCAGCATCCTGGCCGAAGCGTGCCTCGCGCACCTGGACCCCAAGCGGTTCTCGGTATCTTCCTGCGGTCAACCCGGGCACATTGCCCGCGAGTTCCATCCCGCGGCCGTGGCCGCATTGAAAAGTGCCAGCATCCCCGTGCCCCAGCGGCCGCCGCGCAGCTGGGACGAACTGGTGCGCGCCAATGCCGCCCCGGCGGACTTCGTCATCACGCTGGACGCGGCCAGCGCATCCCGCCAGCCGTCATGGCCCGGCCAGCCCGACGCGGCGCTGTGGGCCTACCCCGACATAGTCGACGGCGGCGACCTGGAGAAGACCGCGCACGACGCCATCCAGATGCTGTTCTCGCTGCGTCGCCGGCTCGAACTGCTGGTGAGCCTGCCGATGCAGGGGGCGGACCGCTCGGCCGTTCGCTCCGACGTGCGGGATCTGGGATACATGCGCTAG
- a CDS encoding bifunctional acetate--CoA ligase family protein/GNAT family N-acetyltransferase — protein MDKHFLTPLFAPASIVAFVGHADDPGGQPPAGRTLREAFRADRFDGTLRFLDVRTKGTLEELAQTHADLALIALAPRDVAAALEIAGRIGCKAAVVLSSGIGADEAAQWRKIARREGVHLLGPNSLGFQRPLLHLNAGVAGPLAKPGPLALVAQSGALTASMLDWARQNGVGFSSVVSLGPHTSVDIPQVLDFLANDQATHSIIVYLEGIADARRFMSALRSASHAKPVVVLKAGRKPAGNEAAQTHSAAIVGSDDVFDAALRRAGAVRVRSFVELFSAAKCLASRYRPVGKRLAVVTNGGGPGVLAADWINEIGLHLGKLSPPAQKLLQPALPPLASLADLIDLSEEALPAHYRAAIDAASADSQIDGVLAIFSPKAGADAAATAKALADIPRPMNKPLLACWMGDSSVGKARSVLADATIPSFRTPEAAVGAFGNIAAFYQNQQLLQQTPPPLSALAKPDIEGARLIIESVLAERRHVLTEMESKSLLSSFHIPITRTLLARSASEAMMIATQLGFPVALKIDSPDIAHKSDVEGVALNVLNGTSARDTYVEMMERVARLAPEARINGVTVQKMVRARRGREIYVGMVTDEPFGPVIVFGAGGTMIELLNDRAMELPPLNQFLAHRLIERSRVAETLGEWRGAHAVNMEALEDVLLRVSEMVCELPELREMDINPIIVDESGAISVDARIVVGSTTQAVAAHVSNAVNGYQHLAIMPYPARYRREWPLPGGGTYIVRPVHPNDAQMLQALVQGLSPESRWFRFVSRFHELPPSMLSRFTLIDYDREMALVAVVMERSVSPDGTVLESEHIVGVSRYITNPDQTSCEFSLVVADEFSGKGIGSRLMESIIDVARDKGLAEIDGLVLANNPDMLKLVRRLGFTVKPFPEDPDFKLVTYML, from the coding sequence ATGGACAAGCATTTCCTGACTCCGCTTTTTGCGCCCGCCTCCATCGTGGCCTTCGTCGGCCACGCCGACGACCCGGGCGGCCAGCCCCCTGCGGGCCGCACGCTGCGCGAGGCCTTCCGAGCCGACCGCTTCGACGGCACCTTGCGCTTTCTGGACGTGCGCACCAAGGGCACGCTCGAAGAACTGGCCCAGACCCATGCCGACCTCGCGCTGATCGCGCTGGCGCCGCGCGACGTGGCGGCCGCCCTTGAAATCGCGGGGCGCATCGGCTGCAAGGCGGCCGTGGTTCTTTCGAGCGGCATCGGCGCCGACGAGGCAGCGCAATGGCGCAAGATCGCGCGCCGCGAAGGCGTGCACCTGCTGGGGCCGAATTCGCTGGGCTTCCAGCGGCCGCTGCTGCACCTGAATGCCGGCGTGGCCGGGCCGCTGGCCAAGCCGGGGCCGCTCGCGCTGGTGGCGCAGTCCGGCGCACTCACAGCCTCGATGCTCGATTGGGCGCGCCAGAACGGCGTCGGCTTTTCGAGCGTGGTGTCGCTGGGCCCGCACACCTCCGTCGACATTCCGCAGGTGCTCGACTTCCTGGCCAACGACCAGGCCACGCACAGCATCATCGTGTACCTGGAAGGCATTGCCGATGCGCGCCGCTTCATGAGCGCGCTGCGCTCGGCCTCGCATGCCAAGCCGGTGGTGGTGCTCAAGGCCGGGCGCAAGCCGGCGGGCAACGAGGCTGCGCAGACGCACAGCGCCGCCATCGTGGGCAGCGACGACGTATTCGACGCCGCGCTGCGCCGCGCGGGCGCGGTGCGGGTTCGCTCCTTCGTCGAGCTGTTTTCGGCCGCCAAGTGCCTGGCCTCGCGCTACCGGCCGGTGGGCAAGCGCCTGGCCGTGGTCACCAACGGCGGCGGGCCCGGCGTGCTGGCAGCCGACTGGATCAACGAGATCGGGCTCCACCTCGGCAAGCTTTCCCCACCCGCGCAGAAGCTGCTGCAGCCCGCCCTGCCCCCGCTCGCTTCGCTGGCCGACCTGATCGACCTTTCCGAAGAGGCCCTGCCCGCGCACTACCGCGCCGCCATCGACGCCGCCTCGGCCGACAGCCAGATCGACGGCGTGCTCGCCATCTTCTCGCCCAAGGCCGGCGCCGACGCAGCTGCCACGGCGAAGGCGCTGGCCGACATTCCCCGGCCGATGAACAAGCCGCTGCTGGCCTGCTGGATGGGCGACTCCTCGGTCGGCAAGGCGCGCTCGGTACTGGCCGACGCAACCATTCCGAGCTTTCGCACGCCTGAAGCCGCAGTAGGCGCCTTCGGCAACATCGCAGCCTTCTATCAGAACCAGCAGTTGCTGCAGCAGACGCCGCCGCCGCTGTCGGCGCTGGCCAAGCCCGACATCGAGGGCGCGCGCCTGATCATCGAAAGCGTGCTGGCCGAGCGGCGCCATGTGCTGACGGAGATGGAGTCGAAGTCGCTGCTGTCGTCCTTCCACATTCCGATCACGCGCACCTTGCTCGCGCGCAGCGCCAGCGAGGCCATGATGATCGCAACGCAGCTGGGCTTTCCGGTGGCGCTGAAGATCGATTCGCCCGACATCGCGCACAAGTCAGACGTGGAAGGCGTGGCGCTCAACGTGCTGAACGGCACCAGCGCGCGCGACACCTACGTCGAAATGATGGAGCGCGTGGCCCGCCTCGCGCCCGAGGCCCGTATCAACGGCGTGACCGTGCAGAAGATGGTGCGCGCGCGGCGCGGCCGCGAGATCTACGTGGGCATGGTCACCGACGAGCCCTTTGGCCCCGTCATCGTGTTCGGCGCGGGCGGCACCATGATCGAGCTGCTGAACGACCGCGCCATGGAGCTGCCGCCGCTCAACCAGTTTCTCGCGCACCGACTCATCGAGCGCTCGCGCGTGGCAGAAACGCTGGGCGAATGGCGCGGCGCCCACGCGGTGAACATGGAAGCGCTCGAAGACGTACTGCTGCGCGTGTCGGAAATGGTGTGCGAACTGCCCGAGCTGCGCGAGATGGACATCAACCCCATCATCGTGGACGAGTCGGGCGCCATTTCGGTCGATGCACGCATCGTGGTCGGCAGCACCACGCAAGCAGTGGCGGCCCACGTCAGCAATGCGGTCAACGGCTACCAGCACCTGGCCATCATGCCGTACCCCGCGCGCTACCGGCGCGAATGGCCGCTGCCCGGTGGCGGCACGTACATCGTGCGGCCGGTGCACCCCAACGACGCGCAGATGCTGCAGGCGCTGGTGCAGGGCCTTTCGCCCGAAAGCCGCTGGTTCCGCTTTGTCTCGCGCTTCCACGAGCTGCCGCCGTCGATGCTGTCGCGCTTCACGCTGATCGACTACGACCGCGAGATGGCGCTGGTGGCGGTGGTAATGGAGCGCAGCGTGTCGCCCGACGGCACCGTGCTCGAAAGCGAGCACATCGTGGGCGTGTCGCGCTACATCACCAACCCCGACCAGACCAGCTGCGAGTTCTCGCTGGTGGTGGCCGACGAATTCAGCGGCAAGGGCATCGGCTCGCGGCTGATGGAAAGCATCATCGACGTGGCGCGCGACAAGGGCCTGGCCGAGATCGACGGGCTGGTGCTGGCCAACAACCCCGACATGCTGAAGCTGGTGCGCCGGCTGGGCTTCACTGTGAAGCCCTTCCCCGAGGACCCGGACTTCAAGCTCGTGACCTACATGCTTTAG
- a CDS encoding Lnb N-terminal periplasmic domain-containing protein: MFLRFLGRFAASLVVLLSAMWACMALWYQLPGPSFVKIGAGVLWAGFGLAAIALLWRGKAARALLSYVVGFALLMGWWSTILPSQNRVWADDVSRQLHTHVDGSIVTMDNVRNFEWRSDTDYTQRWETRSYDLDRLRSVDVALSYWNGPAIAHTLVSFGFDDGQFVTFSIEIRKERGESFSSVGGFFKQFETSLIAADEHDIMRVRTNVRGEDVYMYRVRLPQQEMRSLFMAYLGEGAALVRAPSYYNTLTANCTTIVYALAKRIVPGLPMDWRLLASGYLPDYLYDVGGLTPGYSMEALRTAGRITDRAIATDKAPGANFSQAIRQGLPGLEDSKGPKAKQ; encoded by the coding sequence ATGTTCCTGCGCTTCCTCGGCCGCTTTGCGGCATCGCTAGTCGTATTGCTGTCTGCGATGTGGGCCTGCATGGCACTTTGGTATCAGTTGCCAGGACCGTCCTTCGTGAAGATCGGCGCTGGCGTGCTGTGGGCCGGCTTCGGCCTTGCCGCCATCGCGCTGCTGTGGCGCGGCAAGGCAGCACGCGCCCTGCTCTCCTACGTGGTCGGCTTCGCATTGCTGATGGGCTGGTGGAGCACCATCCTGCCCTCGCAGAACCGCGTTTGGGCCGACGACGTGTCGCGCCAGCTGCACACCCACGTCGACGGCAGCATCGTGACGATGGATAACGTGCGCAACTTCGAGTGGCGCAGCGACACCGACTACACCCAGCGCTGGGAAACGCGCAGCTACGACCTCGACCGCCTGCGCTCGGTCGACGTGGCGCTCTCGTACTGGAACGGCCCGGCCATTGCGCACACGCTGGTGTCCTTCGGTTTCGACGACGGACAGTTCGTTACCTTCTCCATCGAGATCCGCAAGGAGCGCGGCGAGAGTTTCTCGTCGGTCGGCGGCTTCTTCAAGCAGTTCGAGACCAGCCTCATCGCGGCCGACGAGCACGACATCATGCGCGTGCGCACCAACGTGCGCGGCGAAGACGTCTACATGTACCGCGTGCGCCTGCCGCAGCAGGAAATGCGCTCGCTGTTCATGGCCTACCTCGGCGAAGGCGCGGCGCTGGTGCGCGCGCCGAGCTACTACAACACGCTTACTGCCAACTGCACCACCATCGTGTACGCCCTGGCCAAGCGCATCGTGCCCGGCCTGCCGATGGACTGGCGGCTGCTGGCCTCTGGCTACCTGCCCGACTACCTCTACGACGTGGGCGGCCTCACGCCCGGCTACAGCATGGAAGCGCTGCGCACGGCGGGCCGCATCACCGACCGCGCCATTGCCACCGACAAGGCGCCGGGCGCGAACTTCTCGCAGGCGATCCGGCAAGGCCTGCCGGGCCTCGAGGACTCCAAGGGACCCAAGGCGAAGCAGTGA
- a CDS encoding esterase/lipase family protein, with translation MRFLCLPALLCTAVLLAGCAGVKVGSISPAEYLAQRRGDVLTTGELSTSAQEVLRVIGSDADLCRKDGQACRNALADSSGLSDEQRLSALSEVWLQVALAADKGGTAAQPDSSATTAIEAWLETARHAYAYLFYTARKPRDRAFEDRQTQVRDYYNYAVQQAITGLFKTYRRTGSPSDPAPEVPQVGAWHIDTDVSALRLPTSAPLPDELIPAASLTFSGLRNTYRRDGFGAELVAANAKRTDEEAMSAPADDKRPPRPPYREMPFPAVTALLLFDGANLDEILSTHTLRIAAYDPYRTANVQLAGQEVPLAANFTSGYGLWLARSDFALQALRSLFGGRDGLTQPRIYLMQPYDPNRRTVIMLHGLASSPEAWINVANEVLGDETLRRRYQIWQVYYPTNAPLPINNFAIREAVTQTLAHFDPTGKAEASNNITLIGHSMGGVLSRLMVSSSEDKLWEALLASYPMQGAQQQRMEEKLAPYLRFEPLPQVSDAIFIASPHRGTDFANNRVSRWVANLITLPVAMLGQLGDISRELIRIAPSTQGQEPLRIPNSIDNLSDRDPFVRLSSGLPMNPRVRFHSIIGNDTPGLAQALSSDGIVPYASSHLDGAASELVIPSAHSVQENPLAILEIRRILREQLRSQPPR, from the coding sequence ATGCGCTTTCTTTGCCTGCCGGCCCTTCTGTGCACCGCCGTGCTGCTGGCCGGTTGCGCGGGCGTGAAGGTCGGTTCGATCTCGCCGGCCGAATACCTCGCGCAGCGCCGCGGCGACGTGCTCACCACCGGCGAGCTGAGCACCTCCGCACAGGAAGTGCTGCGCGTGATCGGCTCCGACGCCGATCTGTGCCGCAAGGACGGCCAGGCCTGCCGCAACGCGCTGGCCGACTCGTCGGGCCTCAGCGACGAACAGCGCCTGTCCGCGCTGTCGGAAGTGTGGCTGCAGGTGGCGCTGGCCGCGGACAAAGGCGGCACCGCCGCGCAGCCGGACTCGTCGGCCACCACGGCCATCGAGGCCTGGCTCGAAACCGCACGCCATGCCTACGCCTACCTGTTCTACACCGCCCGCAAGCCGCGCGACCGCGCCTTCGAAGACCGGCAGACCCAGGTGCGCGACTACTACAACTACGCAGTGCAGCAGGCCATCACCGGCCTCTTCAAGACCTACCGGCGCACCGGTTCGCCATCGGACCCGGCCCCGGAAGTGCCACAAGTGGGTGCTTGGCACATCGATACTGATGTGTCGGCACTGCGCCTGCCCACCAGCGCGCCGCTGCCGGACGAGCTGATTCCCGCCGCATCGCTCACCTTCTCGGGCCTGCGCAACACCTACCGGCGCGACGGCTTCGGCGCGGAGCTGGTGGCGGCAAACGCCAAGCGCACGGATGAGGAGGCAATGTCCGCCCCAGCCGACGACAAGCGCCCGCCCCGGCCGCCCTACCGCGAAATGCCCTTCCCCGCCGTTACAGCGCTGCTGCTGTTCGACGGCGCCAACCTCGACGAGATCCTGAGCACGCATACGCTGCGCATCGCGGCCTACGACCCGTACCGCACCGCCAACGTGCAACTGGCCGGGCAGGAGGTGCCGCTGGCCGCCAATTTCACCTCCGGCTACGGCCTGTGGCTCGCGCGCTCCGACTTCGCGCTGCAGGCCTTGCGCAGCCTGTTCGGCGGCCGCGACGGGCTCACTCAGCCGCGCATCTACCTGATGCAGCCCTACGACCCGAACCGCCGCACGGTCATCATGCTGCACGGCCTGGCGAGCAGCCCCGAGGCGTGGATCAACGTGGCCAACGAGGTGCTCGGCGACGAGACGCTGCGCCGCCGCTACCAGATCTGGCAGGTGTACTACCCCACCAACGCACCGCTGCCGATCAACAACTTCGCCATCCGCGAAGCCGTCACGCAAACGCTGGCGCACTTCGACCCAACCGGCAAGGCCGAGGCATCGAACAACATCACGCTGATCGGACACAGCATGGGCGGCGTGCTGTCGCGGCTGATGGTGTCGTCGTCGGAAGACAAGCTCTGGGAGGCACTGCTGGCCAGCTACCCGATGCAGGGCGCACAGCAGCAGCGCATGGAAGAAAAGCTCGCGCCCTACCTGCGCTTCGAGCCGCTGCCGCAGGTGAGCGACGCGATCTTCATCGCCTCACCGCACCGCGGCACCGACTTTGCCAACAACCGCGTCTCGCGCTGGGTGGCCAACCTCATCACGCTACCGGTGGCGATGCTGGGGCAGCTGGGCGACATCTCGCGCGAGCTGATCCGCATCGCGCCCAGCACGCAGGGCCAGGAGCCGCTGCGCATTCCCAACAGCATCGACAACCTGAGCGATCGCGACCCGTTCGTGCGGCTGTCGTCGGGGCTGCCGATGAATCCGCGCGTGCGTTTTCATTCGATCATCGGCAACGACACGCCGGGCTTGGCGCAGGCGCTGTCGAGCGACGGCATCGTGCCGTATGCAAGCTCGCACCTGGACGGCGCGGCATCGGAGCTGGTGATTCCGTCGGCGCACAGCGTGCAGGAGAACCCGCTGGCGATTCTGGAGATACGGCGGATCCTCAGGGAGCAGCTGCGTTCGCAGCCGCCGCGCTGA
- a CDS encoding tetratricopeptide repeat protein, which yields MLPRFIQRLAARLGGSTSTPDSPVEGRLVVKPGDLLTQRDGHAWRAVWILEVDPWPDGTAAAHCLSYKPMDAKPTADSLKQAQVSIWHAPIDAGSFGEEGWELIGNRPPTEEDLIGFTEYLRLTDFPRYLEVTGKDSKEIVHEANAHYLRGNELCEQGRKQEGIAEYDAAVELFPLFFEAIDNRAFTHMELGNFREALNDFEQSLRVNPDGPAAFFSKGECLMRLGELAAAEAIFAEGVERFPEKKALFQDFLKRVRAQRSAKG from the coding sequence ATGCTGCCCCGATTCATCCAGCGACTTGCCGCACGCCTTGGTGGTTCGACCTCGACACCCGACTCTCCGGTGGAGGGCCGGCTCGTGGTGAAGCCAGGCGACCTGCTGACCCAACGCGACGGACACGCCTGGCGAGCCGTCTGGATACTCGAGGTCGACCCGTGGCCCGATGGAACAGCGGCCGCCCACTGCCTGAGCTACAAGCCGATGGACGCCAAGCCCACGGCCGACTCTCTGAAACAGGCGCAGGTGTCGATATGGCACGCCCCCATCGACGCAGGCAGCTTCGGTGAAGAGGGCTGGGAGCTGATCGGCAACCGGCCGCCCACCGAAGAAGACCTGATCGGCTTTACCGAGTACCTGAGGCTCACCGACTTTCCGCGGTACCTCGAAGTAACAGGCAAGGACAGCAAGGAGATCGTCCACGAGGCCAACGCGCACTACCTGCGCGGGAACGAACTCTGCGAGCAGGGCAGGAAGCAGGAAGGCATCGCCGAATACGACGCGGCGGTGGAGCTGTTTCCGCTGTTCTTCGAAGCCATCGACAACCGGGCATTCACCCACATGGAGCTCGGGAATTTCCGTGAAGCGCTGAACGACTTCGAGCAGTCGCTGCGGGTGAATCCCGACGGGCCAGCTGCTTTCTTCTCAAAGGGCGAGTGCCTGATGCGGCTCGGCGAGTTGGCCGCCGCGGAGGCAATCTTCGCGGAGGGAGTGGAGCGGTTTCCCGAGAAGAAGGCGCTCTTCCAGGACTTCCTGAAGCGCGTACGGGCGCAGCGCTCCGCGAAGGGATAG
- a CDS encoding ankyrin repeat domain-containing protein, which translates to MKRMPARPDLGHLKKQAKELLALYRSNDPTATARFREAFPAATGKSDPAITALGLRLHDAQSCVAREYGFASWADLQGFVLARRSQSEDPAKSVLYWLRLVYAGDIAGGTNRARPSVALRLLEESPGLLGDDPSLACAIGNEALLRRAIAQDPGWVHRAEGPLALPSLVAVAHSSLMQLPEFRERLHTCAKLLLDAGADPDQSIGNRWPPSSIDAPSDTERLSTLYGAAGQNRDPELTKLLLDAGADPNDGESLYHSLENPACTRLLLNAGARISGTNALYRVLDLDDVETLRLLLTHGGNANEPPMGSPTSDWGSLLLWAIRRRRSPAHIEALLAAGADPSVTTSDGTSAYTVALRFGLPEVARLLQKARGGAPLPVDEAFVAACAQGDEAAARRIHAAHPGIVGTLSETQLRQLPELAAQGCSDAVKLMVELGWPIATRGGDWDASALNKAVFRGDAGLVRFLLAHGASWEERHGFDDNACGGLSWASCNEPPDGEGDWLGCAEALVAHGMPTARPDPANAESVLIGGQRYVFSDEVTDFLLGVSTAQG; encoded by the coding sequence ATGAAGCGCATGCCCGCCCGGCCCGACCTGGGCCATCTGAAGAAGCAAGCCAAGGAGCTGCTTGCTCTCTACCGAAGCAACGACCCCACCGCCACCGCCCGGTTCCGCGAAGCTTTTCCGGCCGCCACCGGCAAGAGCGACCCCGCGATCACGGCCCTTGGCCTGCGCCTGCACGATGCGCAGTCGTGCGTGGCGCGTGAGTACGGCTTCGCGTCCTGGGCCGACCTGCAAGGTTTTGTTCTCGCGCGACGGTCGCAGTCCGAAGATCCGGCAAAGTCCGTTCTCTACTGGCTGCGCCTTGTCTACGCGGGCGACATCGCAGGCGGCACGAACCGCGCGCGGCCATCGGTGGCTCTGCGCCTGCTCGAAGAAAGCCCCGGCTTGCTCGGCGACGATCCCAGCCTAGCCTGTGCGATCGGCAACGAAGCACTGCTGCGCCGCGCCATCGCACAAGACCCGGGCTGGGTGCACCGTGCGGAAGGCCCGCTCGCGCTCCCGTCGCTCGTGGCCGTGGCCCATTCCAGCCTGATGCAGCTGCCCGAGTTCCGTGAACGCCTGCACACCTGCGCAAAGCTGCTGCTCGATGCGGGTGCCGATCCCGATCAGTCGATCGGCAACCGCTGGCCTCCGTCGTCCATCGATGCGCCCTCAGACACCGAGCGCCTGTCCACGCTCTACGGCGCCGCCGGCCAGAACCGCGACCCCGAACTCACGAAACTGCTGCTGGACGCAGGCGCCGATCCGAACGACGGCGAATCGCTCTATCACTCGCTGGAGAACCCGGCCTGCACGCGGCTGCTGCTGAACGCCGGTGCGCGCATCTCGGGCACGAATGCGCTCTATCGCGTGCTGGACCTCGACGATGTGGAAACGCTGAGGCTGCTGCTCACGCACGGCGGCAATGCGAACGAACCGCCCATGGGCTCTCCCACAAGCGACTGGGGTTCGCTGCTGCTGTGGGCAATCCGGCGGCGCAGGTCGCCCGCGCATATCGAGGCCTTGCTGGCAGCAGGCGCCGATCCTTCAGTCACCACCAGCGATGGCACGAGCGCATATACCGTCGCCCTGCGCTTCGGTCTGCCGGAGGTCGCGCGCTTGCTGCAAAAAGCCCGAGGTGGCGCCCCGCTTCCAGTGGATGAAGCCTTCGTCGCAGCCTGCGCCCAGGGCGACGAGGCCGCCGCCCGCCGCATCCACGCAGCGCACCCCGGCATCGTCGGCACGCTCTCAGAAACGCAGTTGCGCCAGTTGCCGGAACTCGCAGCGCAGGGATGCAGCGACGCGGTGAAGTTGATGGTCGAACTCGGCTGGCCCATCGCAACTCGCGGCGGCGACTGGGATGCCTCGGCGCTGAACAAGGCCGTGTTTCGCGGCGATGCCGGCCTCGTCAGATTCCTGCTGGCGCACGGCGCAAGCTGGGAAGAACGGCACGGCTTCGACGACAACGCCTGCGGCGGCCTCTCGTGGGCTTCATGCAACGAACCGCCGGACGGTGAAGGAGACTGGCTCGGCTGCGCTGAAGCACTGGTCGCACACGGCATGCCCACCGCGCGACCGGACCCCGCGAATGCGGAGAGCGTGCTTATCGGTGGGCAGCGCTACGTGTTCTCGGATGAGGTCACGGACTTCCTGCTCGGTGTGTCCACAGCGCAAGGCTAA
- a CDS encoding LLM class flavin-dependent oxidoreductase translates to MSIRHLAFLTPGNYAEADPFAGIEAALKLFEFGEKQGFNGAWVRQRHLERGVSSAATFLAAATQRTRRIELGAAVIQMGYENPFRLAEDLATVDVLSRGRLQVGLSAGAPLHGALLGNRFYDGAPNTIDFTHKRVGRLKANLEDTLLGDDQTFVESAGGRVRPRVQPHAPGLIGRLWYGGGSLRSVEWAGRNGFNLLLGNVLSGETTDDFLQAQLGLIERYRASEVDAGRGRVALGRVIVPLDGADAATRKRYREFAAGRVERTLAPQGERRTLFATDLVGTSDEILERLRRDLVLPHVSELRVELPYNFSSEDYEQILTDLSGRIAPELGWRAL, encoded by the coding sequence GTGAGCATTCGCCATCTCGCATTCCTCACGCCGGGCAACTACGCCGAGGCCGACCCTTTCGCGGGCATCGAGGCCGCGCTGAAGCTCTTCGAGTTCGGCGAGAAGCAAGGCTTCAACGGGGCGTGGGTACGGCAGCGCCATCTGGAGCGCGGTGTGTCGTCGGCCGCGACCTTCCTGGCCGCCGCGACGCAGCGCACGCGCCGCATCGAGCTGGGCGCAGCGGTGATCCAGATGGGGTACGAGAACCCGTTCCGTCTTGCCGAAGACCTGGCCACGGTCGACGTGCTGTCGCGCGGCAGGCTGCAAGTGGGCCTGAGCGCGGGTGCGCCACTGCATGGTGCTTTGCTCGGCAACCGCTTCTACGACGGGGCGCCGAACACCATCGACTTCACCCACAAGCGCGTGGGGCGGCTCAAGGCCAATCTGGAAGACACGCTGCTCGGCGACGACCAGACTTTTGTCGAATCGGCCGGCGGACGTGTGCGGCCACGTGTGCAGCCCCATGCACCGGGCCTGATCGGCCGGCTCTGGTATGGCGGCGGTTCGCTGCGCTCGGTCGAATGGGCGGGGCGCAACGGGTTCAACCTGCTGCTGGGCAATGTGCTCTCCGGCGAGACCACCGACGACTTTCTGCAGGCACAGCTGGGCTTGATCGAGCGCTATCGCGCGAGCGAAGTGGATGCGGGCAGGGGCAGGGTGGCGCTGGGCCGCGTGATCGTGCCGCTCGACGGCGCCGATGCCGCCACGCGCAAGCGCTACCGAGAGTTCGCGGCCGGCCGCGTCGAACGCACGCTGGCACCGCAGGGTGAGCGCCGCACGCTGTTCGCGACCGATCTCGTAGGCACGTCCGATGAAATTCTGGAGCGCCTGCGCCGCGACCTGGTGCTGCCGCATGTGAGCGAATTGCGCGTAGAGCTGCCCTACAACTTCAGCAGCGAGGACTACGAACAGATATTGACCGACCTGTCCGGCCGCATAGCGCCGGAGCTCGGTTGGCGGGCGCTTTGA
- a CDS encoding ABC transporter substrate-binding protein produces the protein MTFLKHAWIARGLVALALVAGAAHAADKFDFSPEQRGRQRTGKDAEAVNAIPPGFKFVKEGVLTVAIAPFAPPISTYATDAKTVVGFDPDFALLIADALGLKLDLQPIAWADWPLGLSSGKYDAVISNVGVTEQRKEKFDFSTYRLGLHGFYVRTDSAIKSIREPKDVAGLKLTTGAGTNQERILLEWNRQNVAAGLKPVEIQYYDDDVTRTLAVVTKRVDANFNPNAPQAYEAAKNGQIRLVGTVNAGWPLKSDVAIATRKGSGLAAALTTAANNLIRNGTYAKALARWSLAEEALPKSETNPPGLPKFAP, from the coding sequence ATGACTTTTCTCAAGCACGCCTGGATTGCCCGTGGCCTTGTCGCGCTCGCGCTTGTGGCCGGCGCGGCCCATGCCGCCGACAAGTTCGACTTCAGCCCCGAGCAACGCGGCCGCCAGCGCACCGGCAAGGACGCCGAGGCCGTCAACGCGATTCCACCGGGCTTCAAGTTCGTGAAGGAGGGTGTGCTGACGGTCGCGATCGCACCGTTCGCGCCGCCCATATCGACCTACGCCACCGACGCGAAGACCGTCGTCGGCTTCGATCCCGACTTCGCGTTGCTCATCGCCGACGCACTGGGCCTCAAGCTCGACCTGCAGCCCATCGCCTGGGCCGACTGGCCGCTGGGCCTGAGCTCGGGCAAGTACGACGCCGTGATCTCCAACGTGGGCGTGACCGAGCAGCGCAAGGAGAAGTTCGACTTCTCGACCTATCGCCTCGGCCTGCACGGCTTTTATGTGCGCACCGACAGCGCCATCAAGTCGATCCGCGAGCCGAAGGACGTGGCGGGCCTGAAGCTGACGACCGGCGCCGGCACCAACCAGGAGCGCATCCTGCTCGAATGGAACCGGCAGAACGTTGCTGCGGGCCTGAAGCCCGTCGAGATTCAGTACTACGACGACGACGTGACCCGCACGCTGGCGGTGGTCACCAAGCGGGTCGATGCCAATTTCAATCCGAATGCGCCGCAGGCCTACGAGGCGGCGAAGAACGGGCAGATCCGGCTGGTCGGCACTGTCAATGCAGGCTGGCCGCTGAAGTCGGACGTGGCTATTGCCACTCGCAAGGGAAGCGGCCTCGCGGCGGCGCTGACCACCGCGGCCAACAACCTGATCCGCAACGGCACCTATGCCAAGGCGCTCGCGCGCTGGAGCCTGGCCGAAGAAGCGTTGCCGAAGTCGGAGACCAACCCGCCAGGCTTGCCGAAGTTCGCGCCGTGA